The following are from one region of the Mixophyes fleayi isolate aMixFle1 chromosome 7, aMixFle1.hap1, whole genome shotgun sequence genome:
- the ANKS4B gene encoding ankyrin repeat and SAM domain-containing protein 4B — MSTRYHQAAKDGYLDILKEATKKDINSTDGDGMTPTLLAAYHGHLDVLELVCHRGGDPNKSDIWGNTPLHHAAEKGHTNCLAFLINFGANIFAQDNQLRSPLDVAVMKERTECVKILDGAANKQMSLNPKKVVRLKEQAMKDAERKIKECEKLQDKHQSQMNKNYNRNKTGTVNSSKGTLSGSVGARFSTPSTMGSLTKGLKDTLQLKLKKKDKNTLDRDTMNNVMFAKDENSSGHRTKVTDVFNENEEEVMASEEEKESIFNRPGLGNMVFRRNLTAGITTDFGEISTVEDDMGFKVNSELFTPETDNGFENDGENDYNVTWNEDDTELDEEEESSPLQVFLVSHGLFELHVTLLREKIDLDSLLLCTNEDLQSINIQLGPRKKLMNAVEKRKRVLDKPGKIADTKL, encoded by the exons ATGTCCACCAGGTATCACCAGGCTGCCAAAGATGGCTATTTGGATATTTTGAAAGAAGCCACTAAAAAGGATATTAATAGCACAGATGGTGATGGAATGACACCCACTCTATTAGCagcttatcatgggcatctggATGTCCTGGAACTTGTGTGTCACAGAGG TGGAGATCCAAATAAAAGTGATATATGGGGAAACACACCACTGCATCATGCAGCAGAGAAAGGACACACTAACTGCCTGGCATTCCTAATTAATTTTGGAGCAAATATTTTTGCACAAGATAACCAGCTCCGTTCACCACTGGATGTAGCTGTCATGAAAGAACGTACAGAGTGTGTCAAGATTCTGGATGGAGCAGCCAACAAACAAATGTCCTTGAATCCTAAGAAGGTCGTAAGGTTAAAAGAGCAAGCTATGAAAGATGCCGAACGGAAGATCAAGGAGTGCGAAAAGCTCCAAGATAAACATCAGAGTCAGATGAACAAAAACTACAACAGAAACAAGACCGGTACAGTAAATTCTTCTAAAGGAACCTTGTCAGGCTCTGTTGGTGCTCGCTTTTCAACACCATCTACCATGGGCAGTTTAACCAAGGGATTAAAGGACACATTACAGCTTAAGttaaaaaagaaagacaaaaacaCACTTGATCGAGACACAATGAACAACGTGATGTTTGCCAAAGATGAGAACAGCAGTGGGCATCGTACAAAGGTCACAGATGTCTTCAATGAAAATGAAGAAGAAGTCATGGCTTCAGAAGAAGAAAAGGAGTCTATTTTTAACCGTCCTGGTCTTGGTAACATGGTGTTCCGGAGGAACCTAACAGCGGGAATTACCACCGATTTCGGTGAAATCTCCACAGTTGAAGATGATATGGGATTCAAAGTCAACAGCGAATTGTTTACACCAGAAACCGACAATGGCTTTGAGAATGATGGTGAGAATGATTACAATGTGACATGGAATGAAGATGACACAGAATTAGATGAGGAAGAAGAAAGTTCTCCACTTCAGGTCTTTCTGGTATCTCATGGCTTATTTGAGTTGCATGTCACACTTTTGAGAGAAAAAATAGATTTAGATTCTCTTCTCCTATGTACTAATGAAGACCTGCAGAGCATTAACATACAACTTGGACCAAGAAAGAAGTTGATGAATGCAGTAGAAAAAAGAAAACGTGTCCTGGACAAGCCAGGAAAGATTGCGGACACTAAGTTGTAA